One Methanolobus sp. WCC4 DNA segment encodes these proteins:
- a CDS encoding AAA family ATPase yields the protein MTKILAFVGMPASGKSEAASVLRQKGITVINMGDVIREEVVRRGLEPTDANTGGVGTDLRENEGRDAVAKRCIPKIQATNEAFIGIDGVRSVPEVERFKEAFGDDFTLVSVDSPLEIRFQRVLARKRCDDMKDISELKVRDERELGWGMGEAMEIADVVVENNDTLEEFVEKITALVE from the coding sequence ATGACTAAGATCTTAGCTTTTGTTGGAATGCCGGCCTCGGGCAAATCAGAGGCAGCATCCGTTCTTCGCCAGAAGGGTATCACTGTTATCAATATGGGAGACGTCATCAGGGAAGAGGTGGTCCGCAGGGGACTGGAACCAACCGATGCCAATACAGGTGGAGTAGGTACCGACCTGCGTGAGAATGAAGGCAGGGACGCTGTTGCAAAGAGATGTATCCCGAAGATTCAGGCCACAAATGAGGCCTTCATAGGGATTGATGGTGTCCGCAGTGTTCCTGAGGTAGAGCGTTTCAAGGAAGCATTCGGAGATGACTTCACCCTGGTGTCAGTGGATTCCCCGCTTGAGATAAGGTTCCAGCGTGTCCTTGCCCGTAAGAGATGCGATGATATGAAGGACATAAGTGAGCTTAAGGTCAGGGATGAGCGTGAACTCGGCTGGGGTATGGGTGAGGCCATGGAGATCGCTGATGTTGTTGTAGAGAACAACGACACCCTTGAGGAGTTCGTGGAAAAGATCACCGCGCTTGTGGAATAA
- the dusB gene encoding tRNA dihydrouridine synthase DusB encodes MKIADLDIPGNVLLAPMANVTNLPFRLMCRRYGASITYSEMISADAVIYENQKTLVRGKSCEDERPLGIQIFGNSPEVMTKAALRIEEMYRPEIIDINFGCPARLLTKDGCGSALLRTPELIYEIVSSLSEELSTPVTAKIRILEDMEKTLEIAHLIESAGAAALTVHGRTRQQQYAGKANHDHVRRIKQELGIPVIANGDIFDELSAERVLEYTECDGIMIGRAAMGNPFLFKRISHYLETGEILEYRECDQRIADLSEYFRLLEEFDLMHTVHIKAQAQWFTRGMRNGRHIRRSIAASESIEEILWNLDEMCKHAD; translated from the coding sequence ATGAAGATCGCAGACCTCGATATCCCCGGAAACGTCCTCCTTGCACCAATGGCAAATGTCACGAACCTGCCGTTCCGTCTCATGTGCAGGAGATACGGAGCATCCATCACATATTCTGAAATGATCAGTGCAGACGCTGTCATATATGAGAATCAGAAAACACTCGTTCGCGGAAAGAGCTGCGAGGACGAACGGCCATTAGGGATCCAGATATTCGGCAATTCACCGGAAGTCATGACCAAGGCAGCCCTTCGGATAGAGGAAATGTACCGGCCTGAGATCATCGATATCAATTTCGGCTGTCCTGCAAGACTCCTGACAAAGGATGGTTGCGGATCAGCACTCCTGAGGACACCTGAACTGATATACGAGATAGTGAGCAGTCTCTCGGAGGAACTATCAACTCCTGTGACAGCAAAGATACGTATCCTTGAGGACATGGAAAAGACACTGGAGATAGCACACCTCATCGAGAGTGCAGGAGCAGCTGCACTGACCGTTCATGGAAGGACAAGGCAGCAGCAGTATGCAGGCAAAGCCAACCACGACCATGTCAGGAGGATCAAGCAGGAACTGGGCATACCTGTGATCGCCAATGGGGATATCTTTGATGAGCTCTCAGCTGAAAGGGTACTGGAATACACGGAATGTGACGGGATAATGATAGGCAGGGCTGCAATGGGCAATCCTTTCCTGTTCAAAAGGATATCCCACTACCTTGAAACAGGGGAGATACTTGAGTACAGGGAATGTGACCAGAGGATCGCTGATCTCAGTGAATATTTCCGGCTTCTGGAAGAGTTCGACCTGATGCACACAGTGCATATAAAGGCGCAAGCACAGTGGTTCACCCGCGGGATGAGAAATGGCAGACATATAAGGAGAAGTATCGCGGCATCAGAAAGCATCGAAGAAATACTCTGGAATCTGGACGAAATGTGCAAACATGCCGACTAA
- a CDS encoding RNA-binding domain-containing protein, translating to MIKVTVSTVVNPTESKDKVYSALMQIFPDMDFDYEEVSEYSGRFTGESDIYALKNIHNQIRAEEIIDTSRTRLNVGLSEDGLETSFIISKQVATVGRLNYPAQAEPLGSIDVTIEADNESEMERFFDWLTPPTEDGVPDFEMDIRDV from the coding sequence ATGATAAAGGTTACAGTTTCAACAGTTGTGAATCCCACTGAAAGCAAGGATAAAGTATACTCTGCTCTGATGCAGATATTCCCGGACATGGACTTCGATTACGAGGAAGTCTCAGAATATAGCGGCAGGTTCACAGGTGAAAGTGACATCTATGCCCTGAAGAATATCCATAACCAGATCAGGGCAGAGGAGATAATTGATACTTCCCGCACAAGGCTGAATGTGGGACTGTCAGAGGATGGTCTGGAAACTTCTTTTATCATCAGCAAGCAGGTTGCAACTGTCGGCCGCCTGAACTATCCTGCTCAGGCAGAACCCCTTGGTTCTATCGATGTGACCATCGAAGCAGATAATGAGTCAGAAATGGAGAGGTTCTTCGACTGGCTGACCCCGCCAACAGAGGATGGAGTTCCTGATTTTGAAATGGATATAAGGGATGTTTAA